TCTCCGAGAAGGGTCTGTCCCAGTCTGTCCCCATCACGCACCCCCTGCAAAGGGGTCAGGAGAGCGTCACATCCCATCGCACCGCTCCGAGCGCAAGGAGGGGAGCAACACGGCTAGAGGAGCTCCTGTCTCCTAACTCCATCCTTCCCAGGAGATGTGAGGAGGGAAGGGATATGACACTGGAAAAAGATCCTCTGGTCAGTTCGGTCCTACGGGAAAGGGGATTAAGTTCCCCTCAGCcttaaaccaaaataaaattaagtctGTGGAATAGCTTTAAAAGCAATGCCTCTTCTGTAGTGTGATGTCAGTGCCCGCGAAGGTACCGTCATATgcttgcagcagaaaaagaaaagaaaaaagaaaaaaaaaaatgccccttccccccccaaaaaaagaatggaaaaacgGGAACATGGCTGCGAGCTGGGCTGGTCCTACCCTATCTGGATCTGGCCAGAGTACATGGTGAGCAGCACCATGATGGTGAACCCTGTCAGCAGCCCTGCGTTCTGGATGGCGAAGGTGATCAGCGTGCTGCCGTTCTGCTCGTCCTCCTGGCTGACCTCATTCATTTCGGGGAACTGCGGGGGAAGAGAAAGCGATGGCAGGGCTCAGCAACAGGAGCGGCTCTGTCCTTCCCCGCTACTTCCCACCTTGTGCCACTATCCCGGCAAATATTCACCACCCATCCCAGGGCTCTCAGCCAGGTCACCGCGCCACCAGCCCAGGAGGCAAAGCAAAGCGGAGATGAACACCGGCCACTACAGACAGCACTCGCATCTGCCAGGGGGACAGAGCAAACGTCCCCCTGCGCTCTCCATGCCTGCCTTGCCTCCAAGCTGAGGGCAAGCCAGAGCTCTTCCTAGccaggccaaaaaaaaaaaaaaaaaaaaaaaaaaccaacaaaacaaaaacctggcAAGGTCCTGACCGCACACCCGGCAGCCCCCTGGGCTCAGCACTTACCATGTCAGCCAGCGCTATGTACAGAAACATCCCTCCAGCCAGAGCGAAGATCCAGTTGGCAGAGAAGTGGCTGCCAGCCACGATGCCAAAGGCCAAGCCCACGTAGCAGCAGCAGGCGGAGATGAAGTTGAAGAAGAGCGCTTGGCGGATGGTCATCCCGGCGTTCAGCAGGATAACGAAGTCCCCTGGGGGAGAAGAGGAtggggaggatgaggagggagggggctgtcactgggcaggcagcagcatcgGGCCAGCGCCGAGGTGCTTGTGTTCAGCGCTTGGTTTTGCCCAAGGTCAAGCGTGGGCTCCCTGTGCCCGCTGGAGCCGGGCGCTGACCacaccagctgcctgccagcgcCTGGCCCTGCCTGCGCATAAATTTCAGACATTCAAACCCAAAccgctgcctgcctcccccctcccaAACCAAcgaggtgttgggttttttcttcagatgtctCCATCTAAATTTAAATCTCAGACATCATATTACCTCGTTATTTTTAGAGCGGCAATTACTCAGTGTAGCTTACagccttgccttgccttccccccgccccccccccgcatcATTACTTTGTTTATTCCACCCCACATTTGCCTTTCTCTTGAGAAAAAACAGATAGGACGAGGAAAGCGGCAGGGTTAGCATTAAAGAGGGACAagttctttcttgctttccccGAGGACTCACGTACCCAGCTCGTGTGGGAACTCCTCACAGAGGATGGCCACAGAGGTGCTGATCCCTTGGAAGACGGAGACGGTAAAGGAAGCCCCGATGGCCAACCCGTCGATGAAGTTGTGGAGGCCGTCGCTGAGGGTGATCATCCACGCCAGCGTGCCGATGTCGGAGTACCGCACCTCCTTCAGCCAGTAACACGCGCTCTGGGAGGCCTGCAGGTCCTGCCACAGcaccccagctcagcacccagaCAGTCTGGGGGCATCACTGCTTCTTCCGCCGGTCAGGGGAACCCACCCTTCCACGCATTAAATCCACAAAAGGCTTGACCCGAGCCGTTCGCTTCCCACCACCCACAGAGGACAGAGGAGGGAGGTGAAATGGGCTTCAAAACTGCTCTTCTTCACTGACAGGCAAGtcagtttttgttttcccaCGTGCCCGCCCGCAACCCCACAGGACGAGGTACTAACCTGGACAGACAGGGAGCCCACCACAACCTTCTCATCACCAGACGGGGTCTTGCACTCCAGCTCGCTGGTTATGTGTGGGATCATGTGGTCCAGGTCCCCGTTCTGCAGCTTCTCAGTGATGCCCTCCTCCTGGTCCTTCTTGGATGGCAGAGCCTCAGGGCCGTAGTGGCTGTGCCCATGGTGATGCTGCAGGACAGGGGGATTCACGGGTGTCAGCTGCCCCGCCATTTCTGCCATtcgccccccggccccccagcagccccagctcagcctcacCTGGTCCTTCTGCTTTAGGAGCATCTTCAGGACCTTCTCTGTGAAGAAGAAGAGGTAGAAGCCTCCAAACACCACAGCGGATTTGGAAACGTAATAATCTTCTTGAGGGTTGAACCCAAACGCCTGCAGGCAACAGGGGACAAGTGACAGGCCTGAGGAGCAGTCTCTGGTAGCATGCCTGtctgcctctgccctggcacCTCTGGGGCAACATCGGTGCTTTCTAACCTCTCTctaagcagcagctgctttggggACAAGCTCAGAAGATGCCTTCATGCACCTTTAATCTCCCTCAGTCCCCCAGCTGAGCCAGCTGTGCCCCAAGGCATTGGATCCACCACcctgcactggagcagggatGCTAAAAGCAGGCTTAGAAAGCCTTCGCTGTCTCAGCACAAAGGCCATCTGCCCTTAGGGCTGGAAAAGGCAATAAAATAGCGCTCCTCTGCTTGAAGCAGACCGGAGGTCTCCCTGGAGCAATTCCCTTCCAAAGAGGGGTGAAATGCCAGCTCCAACTGCAGCCCCGATGGGCTTCCAGCCTCCCTACCTCGCTCTCGGCTCCCCTCCGACGCCgccttccccttctccagccAGCGAGCGCCCAGAGAGAAACAGCCCCcgagagagagaaaaggacagACCCAACGGTCCTCACCCTACCTCGGGAATGAGCTGGAAGAGGGCGTTGGAGTAGAGAGTTCCAATCGCCAGAGCTATGAAGTAGAGGAGCAGCCGCTTGTAAAAGGTCTTCTTCATGAAGGGCACCACACTGGCTCCCACCAGCGAGCAGAGGGAGATGACGGTGACGCAGAGGAAACCGTAACCCCAGACTGCGGCGTGCATGCCAAACCCACCCCGGGGGAATCGGACGAGGGGAGGTTGTCGGAGGGAAAGGAGATCAACgtggggaagcagagggaggggaagaaatccacaccaaaaggaaagagagaggagggagggagaaggggggagagaAGAGGACATTCATTAGTGATTTCTTGTTCATCTGGCAGTGGTTCAAGAGCGGTGAACCTGGTGCTGAGTGGCTCTGGATATGGCTCTTTGGGAAGGGTTGGAGGGACAGCCCGCTGCGGGGCTCACACAAACTGGGAGAGCAGCCCtccctgggagcaggcagctctcttggtgctgggctggagctCAGTTTTGGCAGCCAGGCTGTTTCAGAGCCagcaccccagctctgctccctgagcCCCGCAGGACATCAGGCTGCCATTCCAGTGCCACAGAGCGCCGAGGTCCCCCGAGCATCTCTCATACGCTCCATCCTCGTCCTGCAGCCCGGAGAGATGCGGCCGGTCCCCGCAAGCCATGCTGGGATGCTCCGACTGACGGCGAGGGTGGAGCGTACGTAAGGCATTTCAATTCCTGGCAGATCAGGAAATATAGGCGCTTGGTTTTTACGTTTGGCAAATAAAAGTCACAGTTCTGGAGCTGAAAAggagcctggaaaaaaaacatcccTCCCCCACCACGGATGAGGTGTTTGCTGCCTGATGGCAAAGCAGGCAACACCGGAGAGGGGCAAAACTCAGAGGGAAGGTTGCACCTTAAACACTGGATTTTAAGGCTGGATGCGCCGGAGCTGGGATCCAGCTCATCATCTACCCAGGAGCCACAAGCGTTCTGCAAAGCCACCTGGACCAGGGAACCGAGGAGGCACACGTGTTTTGAAAACGTCCAATCTGAGAGCGTGTGGGTGTATTTATTCAACTCCGGAACTGTGCAATTACAACACAATTAATTTGCGATATATCGGTCGGTCCCATCAGAGCACCAGGAAACCTCGCGTAAGCCTAGACCCTTGCAGGAACATCAGCCTTGTAAATcagggggggaaataaaaggcaattaaaacatttgtaaaaggTGGATGACTCAAGAGGAAACTGGTGCTTCTCTGGGCTGTTACACCGATACTTCCTCTGCCTCGCAGTTCTTTCCATCCAGCTCATGCCAGTGCCACATCTCAGCGGCCTCAGAGCACATCCCTCCAAGGGATAAACGCCCTTGCAAAGCAGACAcagcccccagggcaggagcaaacagcttctcccagcaccttcccagACTTCAGACCtaaccagcagcactgcaaggacccagcagggctggaggacaCCTCCTCCCCGCACTGCCTGTGCACTCGAGAGGGTTTCCTGGTGCTCAAGAGGGGCGAgaaaagccctgcagagcccctgAGACAAGCCCTCAGCCTCGGGTGGTGGAGGGGTCGGTACGATTCGGCAGGGTGGAGGCAGAGAGGGTGCCTGGAGAGCTGCCCTCGGAGATGGGAGAGGCAGGGACTTTCTACCGCACCTCTGGGATGAGCTGGAAGAGCGCGTTAGAGAGCAGCGTGCCGATGGAGAGCGCGATGAAAAACGTGAGGACCCGGCTGAAAAAGGCCTTCTCGGTACACGGTACGATGAAGACTCCGAGCAGGGAGGCCACGTTAATCATTGACACACTGAGAAAACCAAAGCCCCACACTGCGGAACGAGAAGAAACGAGGGCCAGACATTACCGAGGCTCTCGGCGCGGGGAGACGGGGAGGACCCCGAGACCCTGGATTCGGGCAGGTGGAAGAGGCTGGCTCCGGGTCTATGCCCCCACGCCGGGGCCGGCCTCGCGGCACCGGAGTGTCTCTCCCAGCGCTCTGGATGCTTCAACTACAACAAAAACCGTCATTTTTGTTGCAGGGCAGGTGGAAACGAAACCACCAGGTTCCTTGGaagagccagccccagccccacggccTGGGAGAAGCCAGTGCTGTGCtcaggacagctgatccaagACCTTGGGCATCGTCAGGACCTGGATGCATGGAAGCTCATTTAGCATCCGCTGGTGGCTGGAGGCCTGCAGGTCCCTAAACGTGCCAAGTCACCCTCTCGCACCCACGAGGGCTCGCAGGAAGGTGCCCCCTTTACCCAGCTATCCCGGCGAGCCgtgccaggcacagccctgaCCCGCGATGTGTGTAACTGGGGGGCAAAACCATGCTGCGAGCCCACAGCACAAAGTACGCCGAGGAAAACCCGTCAGGACTCCCTGCCGCTGCAGGCAAGCTGCCTCCTTTTGTCTCTGCCAGACCGCCTGTGTCCCAGAGCGGAGAACGGGAACTGGCTGTCCCGCAGGTCCCGGGGTGCCTCATGCCCCGAGCTCCGTGCCCAGGGACGGGCAGCGCTCATGCCCCCCCAGTTCCCCACTTACCTTCGGCCGAGCTGGGTCTGCTCTCCTCCGTCTGCTCgttttcctcattttccagGTTCTCAGAGGCGCACGCCCTCgactccagctgctgcaggatggtGGGGCAAAACTCCTTGAACTCGCTGTGCCCCACGGCGGAGCCCTCGCTCAGGTTGTGGATGGCAAAAAGCTCGACGGAGCTGAAGCACTGCGGAAGGGAAGACACAGGCACGTGCCTTGAGACTCCCGCAGCAACATGAGGAggctctgggggtctgcagAGCCCCTGCCTTACCCGGGAGAGGTTCACATGCTGCTGCGGCGGCTGGGAGACGTTGGCGTGCCCCACTCCCACGTCCAGGCGGTTCAGCAGGGCCTTGAGCTGCTTCAGGCTCAGGGTTTCGCTCTCACCGTACCGCTGGAGGAGATCCTGCAGGAAGGAGGCTGCGGAGAGCGCCGGTCCCACggcatccctgcctgcccagaCCCGTGGGCAGGGgagaaggcagagcagcacgagcaggcagcagccccgggAGTCTGTGCTGGGGGTCATGGTGTCTCAGGGATGCTGGAAGAGAAGCCAGGCGCTGCCGTTAGCTTCAGCATCCACAGCAGCTCTGACCACCGCTCTTCCACCCACGTCTCCATCAGGAGAGGGCAGGTTTCTTCCCCAGAGAGCCCCAGGCCCAGGAGGGACACAGCTTTGCGCAGAGCTGGGAGCACCCAGATCCCGAGGGGGGGACTCGGCACCTTCCCACAAGATCAGCTCCTTCTCCACCCTGAGCCAAACGCCCGGCACCACCTCCCCAAGCACCCCGCTCCCCCGGCTCACCCTAGCCGTGTGCcgaggggtggggggctgccgGAACGCGGCTCCCGGGggctctccagctctgcagcgCCTCGGGAtccctggggaagagcagccagTGGTCggaaagcaggcagcagtgtgcaggcagggctgcaacGGGGATCCCAACGCGTGCCTCTGCCAGCGGCACAGCCGGCAAACCCCAGCAGCAAATACCAGCGCCAGCACCGAACCCAGCTCTCCGCGGGGCGAGGGAGTCACgcaccagcccccccccccacgctAATGCCACGTTGGGTCCCCCTCATACCACGGAGGCTGGGACACGCACCCCTCAGGGACCTCTACCCACCCACGCTGGCGTTCGGAGAACACGGGAGCCCAAGGGCCAGAGGTGGCATTTTCATTAGGTTATATTTTAACTACGATAATTACAACGAACCGGTCCTTCCCAGCCACAACTGTAGATGCCTTTAGAGTATTTGCCTAGAATCAATCCTTGCCCTCTCCGCTCCTTTCATATAAGCCGAGAATCAATAAAAGTGGGGTGGTGGAGACCGGGGGAGCTGGGGTTCACCTGCCAGCACATGTTGGGGGCAAAGGAAGGGGCTCAGAGAGAGGGCGGGTGGCCAGGCACGACCTGCACGTCCACCCTGGGCACCACCCAAGAGGCTGGAGCGGGGCCCAGGCTGCCTTCCTGGAAAAGCTTCACGGAAAGGTGGATGGTGAATTTGGGATTCACAAGgacaagcagaaaataagtCGCTACCCACTGCTTCCATGCACCCGGCTGCCATCCTGTTCCCAGCCCGGGGCTCCGCTTCTCTCCCAGGGGTTTGGGCACACGCTGCCTCGTGGTTTCCTCTTCCCAGAGGCTCCTTCGGGGTTTGCAGCCCCAGGATGGTTCCTGTCCCATTGCGCACGGGGCCCCATCCAGCCCAGTCTGCCCTGGCACAGGACCTGCCACCCCAGCCAAGCCATGCTCCCGCCGGCCACTCCGGCATCGCGCCACAATCAGCCTGTGCTGACGGTTTGCAGATTTCGGTCTCCTCCAAAAACAAGCCCAAGACATTTTTGAAGCCCGGCCAAACAATTGTTCTGAAAATAACCTGGGGCCGGGTTTGCAAGGCACGGGGCAGCAAGGCCAAGCACGGCGGGACCCCGTTTCCCCTCCAGGACACCCACATTCCCGCAGGTTTTACAAGCTTACCACCACTTTGCGAGCTTTGTTCTCCAGGAGAGCGCGCAGGCCTGGGAGGTTTTAGCTACCTCCTGCCAGAGCTTAGCTCGGATGCTTTGGCTTAACCCCTCTCCTCccaaaatgggggggggggacacacctCATCTGGGGAGGTGCTGGC
Above is a genomic segment from Falco biarmicus isolate bFalBia1 chromosome 18, bFalBia1.pri, whole genome shotgun sequence containing:
- the SLC39A14 gene encoding metal cation symporter ZIP14 isoform X2, with product MTPSTDSRGCCLLVLLCLLPCPRVWAGRDAVGPALSAASFLQDLLQRYGESETLSLKQLKALLNRLDVGVGHANVSQPPQQHVNLSRCFSSVELFAIHNLSEGSAVGHSEFKEFCPTILQQLESRACASENLENEENEQTEESRPSSAEVWGFGFLSVSMINVASLLGVFIVPCTEKAFFSRVLTFFIALSIGTLLSNALFQLIPEAFGFNPQEDYYVSKSAVVFGGFYLFFFTEKVLKMLLKQKDQHHHGHSHYGPEALPSKKDQEEGITEKLQNGDLDHMIPHITSELECKTPSGDEKVVVGSLSVQDLQASQSACYWLKEVRYSDIGTLAWMITLSDGLHNFIDGLAIGASFTVSVFQGISTSVAILCEEFPHELGDFVILLNAGMTIRQALFFNFISACCCYVGLAFGIVAGSHFSANWIFALAGGMFLYIALADMFPEMNEVSQEDEQNGSTLITFAIQNAGLLTGFTIMVLLTMYSGQIQIG
- the SLC39A14 gene encoding metal cation symporter ZIP14 isoform X1 encodes the protein MTPSTDSRGCCLLVLLCLLPCPRVWAGRDAVGPALSAASFLQDLLQRYGESETLSLKQLKALLNRLDVGVGHANVSQPPQQHVNLSRCFSSVELFAIHNLSEGSAVGHSEFKEFCPTILQQLESRACASENLENEENEQTEESRPSSAEVWGYGFLCVTVISLCSLVGASVVPFMKKTFYKRLLLYFIALAIGTLYSNALFQLIPEAFGFNPQEDYYVSKSAVVFGGFYLFFFTEKVLKMLLKQKDQHHHGHSHYGPEALPSKKDQEEGITEKLQNGDLDHMIPHITSELECKTPSGDEKVVVGSLSVQDLQASQSACYWLKEVRYSDIGTLAWMITLSDGLHNFIDGLAIGASFTVSVFQGISTSVAILCEEFPHELGDFVILLNAGMTIRQALFFNFISACCCYVGLAFGIVAGSHFSANWIFALAGGMFLYIALADMFPEMNEVSQEDEQNGSTLITFAIQNAGLLTGFTIMVLLTMYSGQIQIG
- the SLC39A14 gene encoding metal cation symporter ZIP14 isoform X3, whose amino-acid sequence is MRKTSRRRRADPARPKLKHPERWERHSGAARPAPAWGHRPGASLFHLPESRVSGSSPSPRAESLVWGYGFLCVTVISLCSLVGASVVPFMKKTFYKRLLLYFIALAIGTLYSNALFQLIPEAFGFNPQEDYYVSKSAVVFGGFYLFFFTEKVLKMLLKQKDQHHHGHSHYGPEALPSKKDQEEGITEKLQNGDLDHMIPHITSELECKTPSGDEKVVVGSLSVQDLQASQSACYWLKEVRYSDIGTLAWMITLSDGLHNFIDGLAIGASFTVSVFQGISTSVAILCEEFPHELGDFVILLNAGMTIRQALFFNFISACCCYVGLAFGIVAGSHFSANWIFALAGGMFLYIALADMFPEMNEVSQEDEQNGSTLITFAIQNAGLLTGFTIMVLLTMYSGQIQIG